A genomic segment from Salvia splendens isolate huo1 chromosome 13, SspV2, whole genome shotgun sequence encodes:
- the LOC121761046 gene encoding NDR1/HIN1-like protein 1, producing the protein MSEKVCDHHDTARRKMARRCGAALLSFVFVFLLIILLVWAILQPKKPRFTLQDATIFNLNISAPNVISTTVQVTVNSRNPNSRIGVYYDRLDVYATYRSQQISYYTVIPPVYQGHKDVNVWSPFLYGNNVPVAPYNGIALAQDQSNGAINLLIKINGRVRWKVGSFISGRYHLHVACAAYIPIGNSKNTGIVIGYAVKYQLSQTCTVNV; encoded by the exons ATGTCGGAGAAAGTATGCGACCACCACGACACCGCCCGGCGCAAGATGGCCCGGCGGTGCGGCGCAGCCCTCCTAAGCTTCGTGTTCGTGttcctcctcatcatcctcctcGTGTGGGCCATCCTCCAGCCCAAGAAGCCCCGCTTCACCCTCCAAGACGCCACCATCTTCAACCTCAACATCTCCGCCCCCAACGTCATCTCCACCACCGTCCAAGTCACCGTCAACTCCCGCAACCCCAACTCCCGCATCGGCGTCTACTATGACCGCCTCGACGTTTACGCCACCTACCGCAGCCAGCAGATCAGCTACTACACC GTGATCCCGCCCGTCTACCAGGGCCACAAGGACGTCAATGTGTGGTCCCCATTCCTCTACGGAAACAACGTCCCTGTGGCCCCATACAACGGCATTGCCCTCGCTCAGGATCAGAGCAACGGCGCCATTAACCTCCTCATCAAGATCAACGGCCGCGTCCGCTGGAAGGTCGGATCCTTCATCTCCGGCCGCTACCACCTCCACGTCGCCTGCGCCGCCTATATCCCCATCGGAAATAGTAAGAACACCGGCATCGTAATCGGCTATGCAGTTAAGTATCAGCTTTCGCAGACTTGTACTGTCAATGTTtga